One Haliaeetus albicilla chromosome 11, bHalAlb1.1, whole genome shotgun sequence genomic window carries:
- the CNN1 gene encoding calponin-1 isoform X1: MSNAHFNRGPAYGLSAEVKNKLAQKYDPQRERELRAWIEATTGRRIGDSFMDGLKDGVILCELINKLQPGSVQKVNEPIQNWHKLENIGNFLRAITRYGVKPHDIFEANDLFENTNHTQVQSTLIALASQAKTKGNNVGLGVKYAEKQQRRFHPEKLREGRNIIGLQMGTNKFASQQGMTAYGTRRHLYDPKLGTDQPLDQATISLQMGTNKGASQAGMTAPGTKRQIFEPALGMEHCDTLTIGLQMGSNKGASQQGMTVYGLPRQVYDPKYCGGPELLGEDGLDGLYNSQ; this comes from the exons ATGTCCAACGCGCACTTCAACCGCGGGCCGGCCTACGGGCTGTCGGCCGAGGTGAAGAATAAG ctggCGCAGAAGTATGACCCACAGCGGGAGCGGGAGCTGCGTGCCTGGATCGAGGCGACCACCGGCCGCCGCATCGGGGACAGCTTCATGGACGGCCTCAAGGATGGTGTCATCCTCTGCGA gctCATCAACAAACTGCAGCCCGGCTCTGTGCAGAAGGTGAACGAACCCATCCAGAACTGGCACAAG CTGGAGAACATCGGGAACTTCCTGCGGGCCATCACACGCTACGGGGTGAAGCCCCACGACATCTTCGAGGCCAACGACCTCTTTGAGAACACCAACCACACGCAGGTCCAGTCCACCCTCATCGCTCTCGCCAGCCAG GCCAAGACGAAGGGGAACAACGTGGGTTTGGGGGTGAAGTACGCGGAGAAGCAGCAGCGGCGCTTCCACCCTGAGAAGCTGCGCGAGGGCAGGAACATCATCGGCCTCCAG ATGGGCACCAACAAGTTCGCCAGCCAGCAAGGCATGACAGCATACGGGACACGGCGGCACCTCTACGACCCCAAGCTGGGGACGGACCAGCCCCTGGACCAGGCCACCATCAGCCTCCAGATGGGCACCAACAAGGGTGCCAGCCAg GCGGGGATGACGGCACCAGGGACAAAGCGGCAGATCTTTGAGCCGGCACTGGGCATGGAGCACTGCGACACGCTGACCATCGGGCTGCAGATGGGCAGCAACAAGGGCGCCTCACAGCAGGGCATGACAGTGTACGGGCTGCCGCGGCAGGTCTACGACCCCAAGTACTGCGGCGGCCCCGAGCTGCTGGGCGAGGATGGCCTCGATGGCCTCTACAACTCCCAGTAG
- the CNN1 gene encoding calponin-1 isoform X3, producing the protein MSNAHFNRGPAYGLSAEVKNKLAQKYDPQRERELRAWIEATTGRRIGDSFMDGLKDGVILCELINKLQPGSVQKVNEPIQNWHKAKTKGNNVGLGVKYAEKQQRRFHPEKLREGRNIIGLQMGTNKFASQQGMTAYGTRRHLYDPKLGTDQPLDQATISLQMGTNKGASQAGMTAPGTKRQIFEPALGMEHCDTLTIGLQMGSNKGASQQGMTVYGLPRQVYDPKYCGGPELLGEDGLDGLYNSQ; encoded by the exons ATGTCCAACGCGCACTTCAACCGCGGGCCGGCCTACGGGCTGTCGGCCGAGGTGAAGAATAAG ctggCGCAGAAGTATGACCCACAGCGGGAGCGGGAGCTGCGTGCCTGGATCGAGGCGACCACCGGCCGCCGCATCGGGGACAGCTTCATGGACGGCCTCAAGGATGGTGTCATCCTCTGCGA gctCATCAACAAACTGCAGCCCGGCTCTGTGCAGAAGGTGAACGAACCCATCCAGAACTGGCACAAG GCCAAGACGAAGGGGAACAACGTGGGTTTGGGGGTGAAGTACGCGGAGAAGCAGCAGCGGCGCTTCCACCCTGAGAAGCTGCGCGAGGGCAGGAACATCATCGGCCTCCAG ATGGGCACCAACAAGTTCGCCAGCCAGCAAGGCATGACAGCATACGGGACACGGCGGCACCTCTACGACCCCAAGCTGGGGACGGACCAGCCCCTGGACCAGGCCACCATCAGCCTCCAGATGGGCACCAACAAGGGTGCCAGCCAg GCGGGGATGACGGCACCAGGGACAAAGCGGCAGATCTTTGAGCCGGCACTGGGCATGGAGCACTGCGACACGCTGACCATCGGGCTGCAGATGGGCAGCAACAAGGGCGCCTCACAGCAGGGCATGACAGTGTACGGGCTGCCGCGGCAGGTCTACGACCCCAAGTACTGCGGCGGCCCCGAGCTGCTGGGCGAGGATGGCCTCGATGGCCTCTACAACTCCCAGTAG
- the CNN1 gene encoding calponin-1 isoform X2 — MSNAHFNRGPAYGLSAEVKNKLAQKYDPQRERELRAWIEATTGRRIGDSFMDGLKDGVILCELINKLQPGSVQKVNEPIQNWHKLENIGNFLRAITRYGVKPHDIFEANDLFENTNHTQVQSTLIALASQMGTNKFASQQGMTAYGTRRHLYDPKLGTDQPLDQATISLQMGTNKGASQAGMTAPGTKRQIFEPALGMEHCDTLTIGLQMGSNKGASQQGMTVYGLPRQVYDPKYCGGPELLGEDGLDGLYNSQ, encoded by the exons ATGTCCAACGCGCACTTCAACCGCGGGCCGGCCTACGGGCTGTCGGCCGAGGTGAAGAATAAG ctggCGCAGAAGTATGACCCACAGCGGGAGCGGGAGCTGCGTGCCTGGATCGAGGCGACCACCGGCCGCCGCATCGGGGACAGCTTCATGGACGGCCTCAAGGATGGTGTCATCCTCTGCGA gctCATCAACAAACTGCAGCCCGGCTCTGTGCAGAAGGTGAACGAACCCATCCAGAACTGGCACAAG CTGGAGAACATCGGGAACTTCCTGCGGGCCATCACACGCTACGGGGTGAAGCCCCACGACATCTTCGAGGCCAACGACCTCTTTGAGAACACCAACCACACGCAGGTCCAGTCCACCCTCATCGCTCTCGCCAGCCAG ATGGGCACCAACAAGTTCGCCAGCCAGCAAGGCATGACAGCATACGGGACACGGCGGCACCTCTACGACCCCAAGCTGGGGACGGACCAGCCCCTGGACCAGGCCACCATCAGCCTCCAGATGGGCACCAACAAGGGTGCCAGCCAg GCGGGGATGACGGCACCAGGGACAAAGCGGCAGATCTTTGAGCCGGCACTGGGCATGGAGCACTGCGACACGCTGACCATCGGGCTGCAGATGGGCAGCAACAAGGGCGCCTCACAGCAGGGCATGACAGTGTACGGGCTGCCGCGGCAGGTCTACGACCCCAAGTACTGCGGCGGCCCCGAGCTGCTGGGCGAGGATGGCCTCGATGGCCTCTACAACTCCCAGTAG
- the ELOF1 gene encoding transcription elongation factor 1 homolog: protein MGRRKSKRKPPPKKKVTGTLETQFTCPFCNHEKSCDVKMDRARNTGVISCTVCLEEFQTPITYLSEPVDVYSDWIDACEAANQ, encoded by the exons ATGGGGCGCCGTAAGTCCAAGCGGAAGCCGCCCCCCAAGAAGAAGGTGACGGGGACGCTGGAGACGCAGTTCACCTGCCCGTTCTGCAACCACGAGAAGTCCTGCGACGTCAAGAT GGATCGTGCCCGCAACACGGGGGTGATCTCCTGCACCGTCTGCCTGGAGGAGTTCCAGACGCCCATCACGT ACCTGTCGGAGCCGGTGGACGTCTACAGTGACTGGATCGATGCCTGCGAAGCTGCCAACCAGTAG
- the ACP5 gene encoding tartrate-resistant acid phosphatase type 5, translating to MLALLWMTVTVVAGGGPEVQFLAVGDWGGVPNPPFATPREVATAAAMGRAATDLGADFVLALGDNFYYEGVRDEWDPRFQETFERVFTAPGLRELPWFVLAGNHDHAGNVTAQLAYGHRSPRWHFPHYYYSLRLSLPGTNVSARLLMLDTVLLCGGGDDFGVGGAPKGPQDAGAAAAQLAWLRGRLAAARHDHYVLVAGHYPVWSVAEHGPTACLVRLLRPLLRRHRVTAYLCGHDHNLQFLEEGGVGYVVSGAGNFMEESQHHSGAVPPGSLRFFFGAPASPGGFAHLRLDAHAATVTYLEATGRVLYRVALPPRDL from the exons ATGCTGGCGCTGCTCTGGATGACAGTGACGGTGGTGGCCGGGGGGGGCCCTGAGGTGCAGTTCCTGGCGGTGGGtgactgggggggggtccccaaccCCCCTTTCGCCACCCCCCGTGAGGtggccacagcagcagccatggGACGTGCAGCCACCGACCTCGGCGCTGACTTTGTCCTCGCCCTTGGGGACAACTTCTACTATGAGGGGGTGCGGGACGAGTGGGACCCCCGCTTCCAG GAGACCTTTGAGCGGGTGTTCAcagccccggggctgcgggagcTGCCCTGGTTCGTGCTGGCTGGGAACCACGACCATGCTGGGAATGTCACCGCGCAGCTGGCATATGGGCACCGCTCCCCCCGATG GCACTTCCCGCACTACTACTACAGCCTGCGCCTCTCCCTGCCGGGCACCAACGTCTCGGCCCGGCTGCTGATGCTGGACACGGTGCTGCTCTGCGGTGGTGGGGATgactttggggtggggggtgcccCCAAGGGCCCCCAGGATGCGGGGGCAGCGGCAGCGCAGCTGGCCTGGCTGCGGGGACGCCTGGCTGCTGCACGCCACGACCACTACGTGCTGGTGGCTGGCCACTACCCGGTGTGGTCGGTGGCCGAGCACGGCCCCACTGCCTGCCTGGTGCGGCTGCTGCGGCCGCTGCTGCGGCGCCACCGCGTCACTGCCTACCTCTGCGGCCACGACCACAACCTGCAG TTCCTGGAGGAAGGGGGGGTTGGCTATGTGGTGAGTGGTGCCGGCAACTTCATGGAAGAGTCCCAGCACCACAGCGGGGCCGTGCCCCCCGGCTCCCTCCGGTTCTTCTTCGGGGCGCCCGCGTCCCCCGGTGGCTTTGCCCACCTGCGCCTGGACGCCCATGCGGCCACCGTCACCTACCTGGAGGCCACCGGCCGCGTCCTCTACCGTGTGGCCTTGCCCCCCCGTGACCTGTGA